The nucleotide sequence TTATGATAATCCGGAGTTAAAAAAGAGGTTGGAAATAACCCGTAAGCAGGTACAAAATAAAGAGGTATCCTCTTTTACGGCCGCAAAAAAATTAATCCGGTTATTTTTTCGAAATACCCCTTAAAAAGATACGTGCTTTTTTCGCTTCAATAAGCACAATTATATGTTTATCACTATGTGCTTTAAATTATCCTTTTGTTAAATGGATGAAATTGACCTTCTTTTTTTTTAACTACTTTGAATTCGATTACCCCGTTGCCTCCCAAAGGGGTAAGTATGTTTAAATTCAAATAAAAAAAAGGATCAAATATGAAGAAATACTTCAATTTTTTAGGGACATTTGTATTGCTTTCGGCCTTGTTGGTTACTGGTTGCAGCGATGAATCTAACCTGATTTCACAAACTGAATCAGAAGAACCTACAAGCACAAGAAGTCAGGCTTTATATAAAACAGCTTTTCCTGCAGAAGGCACCTCATCTACACTTGACTTTGCCACCTGGAACCTGGAATGGTTTGGTGACACTGAAAATGGGCCCAGCAATGAGCAGCTTCAACTCGAAAATGTACATCATATCATTTCCGGATTAGACATGGATCTATGGTCAATTCAGGAAGTAACCAGTGTACCCCATTTCGATAATCTCGTCTCACAACTTTCGGGATATGATGGGTTTCTAGCCAATGATCCTTTTGTAACAGACGGTGCTGCATACTACAGCGACTTTGAGGATAATGAGCTAAAAGTAGGTATCATATATAAAACCAATCTTGTCACTGTTGAAAGTGCGAAAGTGATTCTCAAAGAATATGATTATGAATTTGCCGGTCGCCCCCCGGTTGAAGTTCAGCTTTCCGCTACAGTTGATGGAGTTACTCAGGATATTGTAATGATTTTACTTCATGCCAAAGCCGGATCACGCGGAGATGCGTTTGAAAGAAGACAAGCCGGGTCAGTAGCTTTAAAAACTTACCTTGATTCGACCTGGCCCAGTGCCCATGTAAAAGTGATTGGAGACTTCAACGACGATGTAGATCAGTCGATACAAAAGCCAAACGAATCTCCCTACAAAAATTTTGTCGATGATGCAGCCAGTTATGTTTTCCCTACAAAAGAGCTGTCGGATGCAGGTATTACTTCTACAGTATATTACTCTGATATGATTGACCATCACCTGAGCACCAATGAATTGATTGCTGCTTATGTAGATGGTACTGTTCAGGTTTTTCC is from Gracilimonas sp. and encodes:
- a CDS encoding PKD domain-containing protein; this encodes MKKYFNFLGTFVLLSALLVTGCSDESNLISQTESEEPTSTRSQALYKTAFPAEGTSSTLDFATWNLEWFGDTENGPSNEQLQLENVHHIISGLDMDLWSIQEVTSVPHFDNLVSQLSGYDGFLANDPFVTDGAAYYSDFEDNELKVGIIYKTNLVTVESAKVILKEYDYEFAGRPPVEVQLSATVDGVTQDIVMILLHAKAGSRGDAFERRQAGSVALKTYLDSTWPSAHVKVIGDFNDDVDQSIQKPNESPYKNFVDDAASYVFPTKELSDAGITSTVYYSDMIDHHLSTNELIAAYVDGTVQVFPADQYVEDYDQTTSDHYPVLSSYSLSGSGGETNDPPIASFTYTCTELSCDFDGTGSSDSDGSITDYSWDFGDGNTGTGSTISHSYASGNTYTVTLTVTDDGGATGTDAQDVIVSESTSGDITLSVSGYKVQGAQKADLTWSGATSTDVDVYRDASLIVTTANDGSYTDNINNRGGGSYTYQVCEAGTSTCSNQATVNF